A stretch of the Uranotaenia lowii strain MFRU-FL chromosome 3, ASM2978415v1, whole genome shotgun sequence genome encodes the following:
- the LOC129754989 gene encoding mesencephalic astrocyte-derived neurotrophic factor homolog, producing MVRKLLISALLLAIFISFSHALRDGDCEVCVKTVQTFASSLSEETKKDTKKIEEEFRKYCKTAKNKEHRFCYYLGGVDDSATGILNELSKPLSWSMPADKICEKLKKKDAQICDLRFEKQIDVNSVDLKKLKVKDLKKILSDWDEACDGCLEKTDFIKKIEELKPKYTRTEL from the exons ATGGTTCGAAAATTATTGATAAGTGCTTTGTTACTagcaatttttataagtttttcacATGCATTGCGTGATGGGGACTGTGAAG TTTGTGTTAAAACCGTTCAAACATTTGCGTCCAGCTTGAGCGAAGAAACCAAGAAAGATACCAAAAAAATAGAGGAAGAATTCCGGAAGTATTGTAAAACAGCTAAGAATAAAGAACACAGATTT TGTTATTACTTGGGTGGCGTTGACGATTCTGCGACGGGAATTCTGAATGAACTGTCCAAACCCCTCAGCTGGTCTATGCCAGCTGACAAAATTTGCGAAAAGCTGAAGAAAAAGGATGCTCAAATTTGCGATTTACGATTTG aaAAACAAATCGATGTCAACTCTGTTGACCTCAAAAAGCTGAAAGTGAaggatcttaaaaaaatattatcagattGGGACGAAGCGTGCGATGGATGTttagaaaaaactgatttcatcAAGAAAATAGAAGAACTAAAACCCAAATACACAAGAACTGAGCTGTAG
- the LOC129752908 gene encoding uncharacterized protein LOC129752908, which produces MEREFQPKTGTGPEADNDTTIVDQNSSCVACSKPDSFDDMVACDLCDSWWHQCCAGVTKSIKDRDWTCPRCLPVPSRANSIRSTSTVRKALLEIKLQRIEEEKDLKRKQFEMEQKCLDEKYRLLEAAAVDDDIDSEGSRQEYHRRRQRTEDWVSSRTSNVSERLEGAVGGVDEGRTDAQPIEAEQIQQVNSVVRELNSKVANCQKEPDPLYANLKVILKACQIQNNASVSGTPYTGTVPKSTRMLAPPIAPRTFEQYERREENVFPDSTEYSMQNQCSYRKHPQVEPGYNAPVPQHIAPERDVMPSNLTPSPQAGLSGNRIQHSSIVLSTPSASQIAARQALSRDLPIFSGNPADWPVFIANYNYTTEACGFNCGENMIRLQRCLKGPAYEAVRSKLVIPSLVPAVIDALEMRFGRPELLIETFINNVKSTTPPRADRLETLIDFGEKVQTLCDHIIAAELTDHLANPQLMKDLVEKLPPDYRMKWAEFREPLAKVNLQTFREFMNRIVKNAYRVTGARSIVEEVKSVKRDRGKNPNRIYVHTETGGSDPGRLNTPAAKEQKPIECAVCKKLNHRARECKTFEALSVEDRWKRVKDFGLCFTCLFRHGRRPCKNTKRCEVNGCEKRHHPLLHSDQKPQKPPTTTVETLNAAMNHQTAGSTPSLFYRIVPVTVHQGERSIDTFAFVDEGSSVSMLNTDLADKLGLQGRKKPLCITWTSQVTRTEQNSRRVSFEISALGKPKRFRMSNVSTIESLDLPVQSLPISDLQKRYPHFRGVPVVGYQNAVPEILIGVDHLRLVVPLKVREGSKGEPTIVKTRLGWNVYGGQRNSMPFALNFHQCECNCDVNLEDSIKKYFAVEETGVKPTLYQGSEEDARAMSILKNTTIQVDGRYESGLLWKHDMVELPDSRPMALRRLECFERKLQRNPQLKANVEQQIDEYLKKGYAHRATEAELAAADPRKTWYLPLNVVTNPRKPGKYRLVWDAAATVKGVALNTMLLKGPDLLTSLPAVLFRFRQHTIGVSADIKEMYHQVRIRKADRDAQRFLWRRNPTDEPEVFIMDVATFGSASSPATAQYVKNTNALQFRDEAPRAVAEIVDGHYVDDFVSSFPTIQEAQQISAKVKEIHQKGGFELRNFCSNSPELLTYLNEQAETTTKVLGVDKNDERVLGMMWVTTNDTLQFSTTMSADIQKLVKENTKPTKREVLRCVMTLFDPLGILSPYLVHGKVLIQELWRSGVGWDEQISDCSFQRWLKWIDIVDRINDIKIPRYYFGNFETPGTIEIHTFVDASEVAYACVTYFRRINEDGTINVALVSAKTKVAPLKPMTIPRMELMACVIGTRQAQFVVNGHSFSFTRRLFWSDSNTALSWINSDPMKFQQFVRFRVGEILESTQRQEWRWVPTKLNPADEATKWGVGPYFSDSSIWFRGPEFLYQEEELWPTRKALSEPTEELRHCNMHAESIRLEDPIDVGRFSRWSKVLRVTAYMYRFSRNSRKNSVRNFDNLTQEELLLAENCLIRMIQRDTYPEDLKILKENSELPRQKWKALPKTSKLEQLSPVLDEFGILRVDSRIVAAKRVSKETKYPIILPGKHVLTELIIDSYHRKFLHRFDETTVNEIRQKYHIQKLRSLVKKISKRCGICKIRRAQPVVPRMAALPPARLSPFERPFSYVGVDYFGPIHVKVGRSQVKRWIAIFTCLTVRAVHVEVAYNLSTESCVMCVRRFIARRGFPIEIYSDNATNFQGAERLLFEQINNKLATTFTSTTTSWFFIPPGAPHMGGAWERMVRSVKTALYAACENELLDDEALYTFLVDAELIINSRPLTYMPLNSETEEALTPNHLILGSSNGVRQPTIPEECTHDLLKRAWTKVQKKLDQFWRRWVLEYLPTLTKRTKWFNETRDIAVGDVVLIVNEGKRNSWERGLIVELIAASDGRIRQAWVRTGNGVYRKPIAKLAILEVSSQDGGSRELPDCERGSIVSNDEGVNEDSGSDETEASRRFHRGENVGKLATVPVRGCSKVAEK; this is translated from the coding sequence ATGGAACGAGAATTTCAACCCAAGACCGGAACTGGTCCGGAAGCTGACAACGACACCACTATTGTCGATCAAAACTCCAGCTGCGTGGCTTGCAGCAAACCAGACAGTTTTGACGATATGGTTGCCTGCGACTTGTGTGATTCCTGGTGGCATCAGTGTTGCGCGGGAGTAACCAAGTCAATTAAGGACCGTGATTGGACATGCCCCAGATGTTTGCCGGTTCCAAGTCGAGCAAATTCTATCAGATCCACTTCGACGGTGCGGAAGGCCCTCCTCGAAATCAAATTGCAACGAATCGAGGAAGAGAAGGATCTAAAACGGAAGCAATTCGAAATGGAGCAGAAGTGTTTAGACGAAAAATATCGTCTGCTGGAAGCTGCCGCGGTCGATGATGACATTGACAGCGAAGGAAGCCGCCAAGAATATCACCGTAGACGGCAACGAACGGAGGACTGGGTGTCCAGCAGAACAAGCAACGTTTCGGAAAGGCTCGAAGGAGCTGTTGGTGGTGTCGACGAGGGGCGTACCGACGCCCAGCCGATTGAAGCTGAACAGATTCAGCAAGTAAATAGTGTTGTTCGCGAGCTCAATAGCAAGGTGGCAAACTGCCAGAAGGAGCCGGATCCATTGTATGCGAACTTGAAAGTTATCCTGAAGGCGtgccaaattcaaaataacgcTTCAGTGAGTGGCACACCCTACACAGGCACAGTGCCAAAAAGCACCCGAATGCTGGCTCCGCCGATTGCTCCCCGTACATTCGAGCAGTATGAGCGTCGAGAAGAAAATGTCTTTCCTGACAGCACGGAATATTCTATGCAGAACCAATGTAGTTATCGGAAACATCCGCAGGTGGAACCCGGATATAACGCACCGGTGCCGCAACACATAGCACCCGAACGTGATGTAATGCCAAGCAATTTGACACCCTCGCCACAGGCAGGCTTGTCTGGCAATCGAATTCAACATTCGTCAATTGTTTTGAGCACACCATCGGCATCGCAGATTGCTGCCAGGCAGGCACTTTCGCGAGACCTCCCAATATTTTCCGGCAATCCAGCTGATTGGCCGGTGTTTATCGCCAACTACAATTATACCACAGAGGCGTGTGGTTTCAACTGCGGAGAAAATATGATCCGCTTACAGCGTTGTCTGAAAGGTCCTGCCTACGAGGCAGTCAGAAGCAAGCTAGTCATACCGTCATTGGTTCCTGCGGTTATCGACGCGTTAGAGATGCGGTTTGGGCGTCCCGAATTGTTGATCGAGACTTTCATCAACAATGTGAAATCTACGACGCCACCCAGAGCGGATCGTTTGGAAACCCTAATAGATTTTGGGGAGAAGGTGCAGACTCTTTGCGACCACATAATTGCTGCTGAACTGACTGATCATTTGGCCAACCCGCAATTGATGAAGGATCTAGTTGAAAAATTGCCTCCTGACTACAGAATGAAGTGGGCTGAATTCCGTGAGCCACTGGCGAAAGTAAATTTGCAAACGTTCCGAGAATTTATGAACCGGATTGTCAAGAACGCTTACCGTGTAACTGGTGCAAGGTCGATTGTTGAGGAGGTGAAATCAGTGAAGCGCGACCGAGGAAAGAATCCAAATCGCATTTACGTGCATACCGAAACCGGGGGGAGCGATCCCGGCCGATTGAATACACCCGCTGCTAAGGAGCAGAAACCAATCGAATGTGCTGTTTGCAAGAAACTTAATCACCGAGCCAGGGAGTGTAAAACATTTGAAGCGCTATCCGTAGAAGATCGCTGGAAACGTGTGAAGGATTTTGGTCTCTGTTTTACGTGCCTTTTTAGACATGGACGTCGACCATGCAAAAACACTAAACGCTGCGAAGTCAACGGCTGTGAGAAACGGCATCACCCGTTATTGCACTCCGATCAGAAACCCCAAAAGCCACCTACGACGACCGTGGAAACGCTAAACGCTGCTATGAATCATCAGACGGCTGGTTCTACTCCATCACTGTTTTACCGCATCGTACCTGTAACGGTCCATCAAGGTGAACGATCCATCGACACTTTCGCCTTTGTCGATGAGGGGTCGTCTGTTAGTATGCTAAATACCGATCTGGCTGACAAGCTTGGTTTGCAAGGACGCAAGAAGCCACTTTGTATCACGTGGACGTCACAAGTAACAAGAACAGAACAAAACTCCCGTCGAGTGTCTTTTGAAATCTCCGCATTGGGTAAACCGAAAAGATTCCGAATGTCCAATGTGAGTACCATCGAGTCTTTGGATCTTCCAGTTCAAAGCCTACCCATCAGCGACTTGCAGAAACGATACCCACACTTTCGAGGTGTTCCGGTTGTGGGCTACCAGAATGCAGTGCCAGAGATACTGATTGGCGTGGACCATCTGAGATTGGTCGTGCCACTCAAAGTTCGAGAAGGAAGTAAAGGAGAACCAACCATCGTTAAAACTCGGCTGGGTTGGAACGTGTATGgaggacaacgaaattcgatgCCTTTCGCGTTGAACTTTCACCAGTGCGAATGTAATTGCGACGTGAATCTTGAGGATTCAATCAAAAAGTATTTTGCAGTCGAAGAAACAGGAGTTAAACCCACCTTGTATCAGGGGTCAGAAGAAGATGCCCGTGCGATGTCTATTTTGAAAAACACCACAATCCAAGTGGACGGTCGCTATGAATCGGGACTATTGTGGAAACACGACATGGTTGAACTTCCCGATAGTCGCCCGATGGCACTCCGACGGTTAGAGTGTTTCGAAAGGAAGCTCCAAAGAAATCCACAATTGAAAGCTAATGTTGAGCAACAAATCGACGAATACCTGAAAAAGGGTTATGCGCATCGCGCCACCGAAGCCGAGCTGGCAGCAGCGGATCCGCGGAAGACGTGGTATCTGCCACTCAATGTTGTGACCAACCCCAGGAAGCCGGGGAAATACCGCCTAGTTTGGGACGCTGCCGCCACTGTGAAGGGCGTCGCCCTGAACACGATGCTGTTAAAAGGCCCGGACCTCCTGACGTCATTACCGGCAGTCCTATTTCGTTTCCGGCAGCACACGATCGGCGTGAGCGCCGATATAAAagaaatgtatcaccaagtgcGGATCCGCAAGGCGGATCGAGATGCCCAGCGATTCCTCTGGCGTAGGAATCCAACCGATGAGCCGGAAGTGTTTATAATGGATGTGGCCACTTTCGGGTCGGCTAGTTCCCCAGCAACGGCCCAATATGTGAAAAACACCAATGCTCTCCAATTCCGAGATGAAGCACCGAGAGCAGTCGCTGAGATTGTTGATGGGCATTATGTTGACGACTTTGTAAGCAGTTTTCCGACCATTCAAGAGGCACAGCAAATTTCGGCGAAGGTGAAGGAAATCCACCAGAAAGGTGGTTTCGAGCTGCGAAACTTTTGCTCCAACAGTCCGGAATTGTTGACATATCTGAACGAACAAGCTGAGACAACAACAAAGGTTCTTGGTGTTGATAAAAACGACGAGAGAGTGTTGGGTATGATGTGGGTGACAACAAACGACACTCTCCAATTTTCCACCACGATGAGCGCGGATATTCAAAAACTGGTTAAAGAGAACACAAAACCAACGAAGCGTGAAGTTTTGAGGTGCGTAATGACGCTTTTCGATCCGCTGGGCATACTGTCTCCGTATCTGGTCCACGGAAAAGTTCTGATCCAAGAGTTGTGGCGCTCTGGTGTAGGATGGGACGAGCAGATTAGTGATTGTAGCTTCCAGCGGTGGCTCAAATGGATCGATATTGTGGATCGAATCAACGACATCAAGATACCTCGCTATTATTTCGGCAATTTTGAAACGCCCGGCACCATTGAGATCCACACATTCGTGGACGCGAGTGAGGTGGCTTACGCTTGTGTGACGTATTTCCGACGAATAAACGAAGATGGTACAATCAATGTGGCTTTAGTATCGGCGAAAACGAAGGTGGCTCCTCTGAAGCCCATGACAATACCACGGATGGAGTTGATGGCGTGCGTGATCGGGACGAGGCAGGCTCAGTTCGTCGTAAATGGGCATTCCTTCTCCTTTACGAGGCGGTTATTCTGGAGTGATTCTAACACAGCCCTCAGTTGGATTAATTCCGACCCCATGAAGTTTCAACAGTTCGTTCGTTTTCGTGTGGGAGAAATTTTGGAGTCAACGCAGCGACAAGAATGGCGATGGGTTCCGACGAAATTGAACCCAGCAGACGAAGCAACTAAGTGGGGTGTGGGTCCTTACTTTTCGGATTCCAGCATCTGGTTTCGAGGCCCAGAGTTTTTGTATCAGGAAGAAGAACTGTGGCCAACAAGGAAAGCATTAAGTGAACCAACCGAAGAACTTCGTCATTGCAACATGCATGCAGAATCAATCCGCTTAGAAGACCCGATCGATGTGGGAAGATTTTCGCGATGGAGCAAGGTGCTGCGAGTGACGGCATACATGTATCGATTCTCACGAAACTCGAGGAAGAACAGTGTTCGCAATTTTGATAACTTGACCCAAGAAGAATTGCTTCTCGCAGAAAATTGCCTTATTAGAATGATTCAACGTGATACGTATCCGGAAGACTTGAAGATACTCAAAGAAAACTCCGAACTCCCAAGACAGAAATGGAAGGCTTTACCGAAAACCAGCAAACTTGAACAACTTTCGCCGGTCCTAGATGAGTTCGGGATTCTCCGTGTGGATAGTCGGATCGTAGCTGCTAAACGTGTTTCAAAGGAAACAAAATACCCCATCATATTGCCAGGTAAACACGTACTTACCGAACTGATAATTGATAGTTATCATCGTAAATTTCTGCACCGATTTGATGAGACTACGGTCAACGAAATCCGACAGAAATATCACATCCAGAAACTTCGATCCTTGGTGAAAAAGATCTCCAAAAGGTGCGGAATATGTAAGATTCGTCGTGCTCAACCAGTGGTGCCCAGAATGGCGGCACTCCCTCCGGCTAGATTGTCTCCATTTGAACGGCCATTCAGTTATGTTGGAGTGGACTACTTTGGACCCATCCATGTGAAGGTTGGACGTAGCCAAGTAAAGCGGTGGATAGCGATCTTCACGTGCCTCACTGTCCGTGCAGTACATGTCGAGGTAGCGTACAACTTGTCCACGGAATCCTGTGTGATGTGTGTTCGGCGTTTCATCGCTCGAAGAGGGTTTCCGATAGAGATCTACAGCGATAACGCTACGAATTTTCAAGGAGCCGAACGACTGCTGTTTGAACAAATCAACAATAAGTTAGCTACCACTTTCACCAGCACAACGACATCATGGTTCTTCATCCCCCCTGGCGCCCCCCACATGGGTGGTGCCTGGGAGAGAATGGTCCGATCGGTGAAGACGGCCCTGTATGCTGCTTGCGAGAACGAGTTGTTAGATGATGAAGCCCTTTACACTTTTCTGGTCGACGCAGAGTTAATAATTAACAGCAGGCCACTTACATATATGCCGTTGAACTCAGAAACCGAAGAAGCATTGACGCCTAATCATTTGATCTTGGGAAGCTCAAATGGTGTGCGACAGCCTACGATTCCGGAAGAATGTACCCACGATCTCCTGAAGCGAGCATGGACTAAGGTGCAGAAGAAACTCGACCAGTTCTGGCGAAGGTGGGTTTTGGAGTACCTGCCAACACTGACCAAACGTACCAAGTGGTTCAATGAAACGAGAGATATTGCTGTCGGAGATGTGGTACTCATAGTCAACGAAGGAAAGCGGAATTCCTGGGAGCGAGGGTTGATCGTGGAACTTATTGCTGCATCGGATGGACGGATTCGACAAGCCTGGGTTCGAACGGGCAATGGTGTGTATCGGAAGCCGATTGCTAAGCTAGCAATCCTTGAAGTGTCGTCTCAAGATGGTGGTTCCAGAGAGTTGCCTGACTGCGAAAGGGGCTCCATAGTGAGCAACGATGAAGGCGTGAACGAGGATTCCGGAAGTGATGAAACCGAGGCCAGCCGTAGGTTCCATCGGGGGGAGAATGTTGGAAAACTGGCCACCGTGCCAGTCCGCGGTTGTTCAAAAGTCGCTGAGAAATAA
- the LOC129756784 gene encoding pyruvate dehydrogenase E1 component subunit alpha, mitochondrial-like gives MFRSLIAELPNVIKKSPSKGVKNYATEATFEVKPFKLHNLQSGPPTSGKLTKDEAIKYYTEMQTIRRLETSAGNLYKEKIVRGFCHLYSGQEACAVGMRAAMKPQDNIISAYRVHGWTYLMGVSVKGVLSELTGKQGGCARGKGGSMHMYAPNFYGGNGIVGAQVPLGAGVALACHYKGNGGMCLALYGDGASNQGQVFEAYNIAHLWKLPCIFVCENNGYGMGTSASRSSCNTNYFQRGDVLPGLWVDGMDVVAVKLATEFARDYVTNHGPLVMEVFTYRYSGHSMSDPGTSYRTRDEVQEVRQTRDPISSFKDKIINAGLVAADDLKKIDAEIKKIVDEATKAAKGDSEIAVAELSTDVYASNLEGDIRGAAPNSWLKHGSLKRAVNLK, from the exons ATGTTCCGTTCTTTAATTGCAGAACTCCCCAATGTGATTAAGAAG TCTCCTTCAAAGGGTGTGAAAAATTATGCAACTGAGGCGACGTTTGAAGTCAAA CCATTTAAACTCCATAATCTTCAGAGCGGCCCACCCACTTCGGGTAAGTTAACAAAGGATGAAGCAATCAAATACTACACGGAAATGCAAACCATCCGTCGTCTGGAAACATCTGCCGGAAATCTGTACAAAGAGAAAATCGTGCGAGGATTTTGCCACCTGTACTCCGGCCAGGAAGCTTGTGCTGTTGGCATGAGAGCTGCCATGAAACCTCAAGATAATATTATTTCTGCCTATCGGGTTCACGGTTGGACTTACTTAATGGGTGTGAGCGTCAAAGGTGTGCTATCGGAATTGACTGGTAAACAAGGCGGTTGCGCCCGTGGAAAGGGTGGATCCATGCATATGTACGCTCCTAATTTTTACGGAGGAAACGGAATAGTTGGTGCTCAAGTGCCTCTTGGAGCCGGTGTGGCATTGGCATGTCATTACAAAGGCAACGGAGGCATGTGTCTGGCTCTTTACGGTGACGGAGCGTCCAATCAAGGGCAAGTTTTCGAAGCCTATAACATCGCTCATCTTTGGAAGCTGCCGTGTATTTTTGTTTGTGAAAACAATGGCTATG GTATGGGAACCAGTGCCAGTCGCTCGTCGTGCAATACCAACTATTTCCAAAGAGGAGATGTGCTGCCAGGCCTTTGGGTTGATGGTATGGATGTTGTGGCTGTCAAATTGGCCACTGAATTTGCCAGGGATTATGTTACCAACCATGGTCCTCTAGTTATGGAAGTCTTCACTTACAG ATACTCGGGCCATTCAATGTCTGATCCAGGAACGAGCTACCGAACACGTGACGAAGTACAGGAAGTTCGCCAGACCAGAGATCCAATTTCATCtttcaaagataaaattatAAACGCTGGACTGGTGGCTGCGGATGACTTGAAG aaaATCGACGCAGAGATCAAAAAGATTGTCGACGAGGCAACTAAAGCGGCCAAAGGGGACAGCGAAATCGCGGTCGCTGAACTATCTACCGATGTTTACGCAAGTAACTTGGAGGGAGACATTAGAGGTGCGGCGCCGAATTCATGGCTAAAACATGGCAGCCTGAAACGAGCTGTGAACTTAAAGTAA